A window of Methanophagales archaeon genomic DNA:
GATAGAACCTTCGGAGGATTTCTCAGCGGATGTGGTGTATAAGCACACGATTCAGGGATTTATATACGAATGCCTGAGAGATGTGGAGGAGGATGCGAACTTTCATTCAGCGAAGCGGTTCAAGTTCTTCTGCTTCTCCGACATGTTTCCGGGTGGTGATTTTGTGGAGGGGGAAGCGAAGCGTTTTATCGTGTCATCGCCGAATGCGGGGCTGATGGGGCGGTTGTTTGAAGGGGTACGAGCGAAGAAGGATGCGCATATCGGTGCTCATAAGGTAAGAATAGAGGAAGTGAAGAAAGTGAAAGTGCCACTCAAAAATCAGTTTATCTCGGGCAGTCCGATAGTGCTTTACAAAGACAGTCGAAGGAATCTTTACTACTCTTTTCGACGAGATGGCGACCTCGATTTCTTTCTTGCGAGGT
This region includes:
- the cas6 gene encoding CRISPR-associated endoribonuclease Cas6 → MRLIIKIEPSEDFSADVVYKHTIQGFIYECLRDVEEDANFHSAKRFKFFCFSDMFPGGDFVEGEAKRFIVSSPNAGLMGRLFEGVRAKKDAHIGAHKVRIEEVKKVKVPLKNQFISGSPIVLYKDSRRNLYYSFRRDGDLDFFLARLKDNAVKKYEAFYGEKLTIEDEEPLFDRLRFNKEVAVKNVKGGKEFIIIGSVWYLLEKFEISEEMRRFYWFLMECGLGEKNSMGFGFVNPVR